The DNA window GAGGAACCACATGTCAGTAGGACTTAGACTATGTGTGTCAAAGACCTTGAAGACAATTTGGGTTCACAGTGAgccaagaacaaatgtaaatttttctgtgacagtttagaatatttaggttttgttatcagtaaacaagggtttaTGCATACCGCACCCTCAGGTAAGGTTGACAGCAATTGTTCAAGGCCAcgctgaacctcaaaatgtgacacagcttaaagccccTTACCTTGGTCTTGCTTAAGATTTACTATTCCAGCGTTTCATTCCtcaggatatccactattttaaacCCCAATTGTattcagttgttaagaaaggataccgatttttgtatttaatttagcattgtaagaaggcactacaagagattaagcaaaaagtttaatctctgctgaagttttagcgcattatcgATTCCCTGCATTACCACTACGTGGTAGTCCAGTGATGGCTtgagtccatatggcattgccaTCAGTTTTTTGAGTCAGGATTCAATACTCGACGGCTACAGAGAAGACCTTAtaatcattcgcaagtagagtgttctAAATAGCGCTCGAggaaaaaactattcacaaataggtttaaggaagcattaagcattgtatttggtgggTTCTGTTAAgaaaatttagtcaatatttattatGGTTACACAGTTTtgtgttaaagactgatcataagcctttagtggctattttttgGACCAAAGAAGAAGGGTTACCTGCATTTCGCAAGGGGGCCAGTAAGGTTAACATAAACGAtttacgctttgtttttaagtgggtTTTTCCAATTATGAGATTGTGTATGGTTTAAGTCACCCaaaaaaccatggcaatgccggaTGGGGGGTGGTTTTATTTCTTATTCGGATTACCTGGTAAACTAGTGAGATTAAAAGATGAAATACTCGGGATGATGGACCTTAAtaattaatgtcataggtacctatttgcagtgtttaagGCTGGAAAAATGACATACCATATTAAGGCTATGTAGACATTAAAAAGAGAATCCAATGgttagatagtgaaatcaaaaaagGTAACTATCCTATGTAGGGGGGGGAAAATAGAATTAGGTTGGACCTGATTGGAAAACTGAACCAGAATTCTAAAGCTCATTTGTAAATTaggacagtcggaattaaccttggagcaaggagtagtgtcctaatgtgggggtactgAGGGTGGGTAATACCTTAAAAGGTTCAGTAATAAACATTCTGAaaaacgaattgcatacttcacacataggtattgttcgccaTGAAGGCATTAGACCCGTGCATATGTATGCGTGGGCCTAAATATCGACCGGGACCATAGAACAAActtagctaacagctgtgcagcctgttgtGGAGGACAACGAGctcaaaaccgcccaaggctttttcctgcatcattggaatgttccgggaAACGAGGTGTTTGGTCTCGAAATTACATATATGTGATtattttttggaccttttcagtccaagttatttttcgGTGGTAAAAAGATTGGCGTTAACTCTAAGTATGGCCAGagggtgttgcccgttgcttcaacggccaGCTATGTGTCACACTACGAtgcctttccccccccccccccccccccccccccccccccccccccccccccccccccccccccccccccccccccccttgtgaAATTCAAGGGAATTATTTaggtaggtatggtattgtagaccaacattagtgtccgacaacggaccaccttttaccagtcaaagAGTTTTTATAAGGAATTTTTTGATGTTCAAAATGGTATCAAAGACACCACCGTTTTTCACACCATACCACACCAGAAACCAATGGGTTTGGCCAGGAACGGGTCAGTTCTAgtaagaaactatttaaaaaaaaaaaaaaaaaaataaattgagaaaacagcTCTTCATTAATTCACAcctccaaggatttagaattagctctTGCAGTAAACCTTCCcttgttcacttatagaaatactaATGTGCATTCTATtcaccaatctatcgccagctacAAGTTATATGTTCGGGCCAGTATCACGCCTCTAAAGTCTAGgagttagatttttttattaaaaattatcgcCCAAATGTCTAAAGGCAATAattgtcagataatcaagaaaaacaaacgattgtaataatatatagagGGTAGTTAATAACCTAGACAGGTTCAGCTATTGGGACAataccaatcatagccagagattacatgAGAGACGTAGGAAAATTAAGTGGATAACCATGGTGTCGGTAGTTTTTCGACGatttaggaccagtcacgtatttagttgaactgaatacgggcgcATGACGGTGGTAAACGAAGCATATCGTTACCCTACACGTTGGTAGCCGTTCTACAGATGTTAGTTCCGGAAAATGTCCTGAGTTGACAAACAATTGCcttagactcccagacgcaagcgtggcaaatCAGGAGGCCAACACCGCATGGAAGGAAAACGACTCGATATACTACAGTCGCCGGGGATCAGACGCGAGCGGCAAGGGTCGCCAGTATCTTTGTAGCACAACGACCCTTGCCCCCACGCTCTCTGCATATATCACCATAAACCGAATAACTAGAAAAACGCTCAGGGGCTTAAAGCCATCCCAGCCCCACGATACAAATGCGTTTTCTTTAAACAAGGgcaacagttccagcgtttcacccaaaaacaaatgacacctgtttaGACGATACGCCACGTTTGGGGTGAGGTtttaagggatcgtaaacctttagtcaaaatggacttgtaaatacaacccaattgtgacttgtatataattaataattggttttaagcattattattatcgatggttgttaattgtgttcattcaatgtgttattaattggcTATGGGGTTCTGATTGGGCGTAGTTGGTTGGTTTGAGTTGAAGTGGGTTGGGTGTTGATTTGGGGGGGTGTTTAAATGATTATATGGGTGAGTGGTTGTGGGGAGAGACTTTTGTTTCTCCTATAATCTATagcttacaaaaattaaaaggagtataatgtcaaaattttcttattcattgtaaattGACTTTTCATAAATTGGAGAAttcgtttttaaaatacaaacattgtaattgattaaattttctaaaattgtagcgcggaaacttatgtatttaagggggaggaggGACTTTGTAGTGATATTTAGTGTGAGAATGATTTACTAAGTTGGGTAGGTATCACAATAGTGATAATTTAATGTCcactgcaccagtgatgttggcagtatgttaTTGTCAGGGCTGATGTTATAACATACGATGTGCGGTGCctataaaagaataaagaatgctcataggctgctctcctgtgacgtcacatcacgcactaccctacaaccaacggtccaagctggccagccaggagtccacccggagtccaaccaccagacaccgtcatgtaacctccgcgtcccgtccgttcctttacgagcggtcctagagcaatgttactctaaatgtgtagtttaattattcttcccgacccatagagagtacagtgtcgacccgcatacattacaatAATCAACGAGCATGAATGTACGAAATGGAAACTCGGACCTCAGCTGTTGTGATCACTTCTCAGTACTATTCAACATGCGTGGTTTCAGGGTGCTAGAGATTTTggataaataatgaatatatataattattaattatgtatttagtttaattgTGAAACACAATAGATATACAAGACAAGTTGAAACTTATCACTTGGCAAGAGCGAAGCCAACCTGGTTGTTGCCCATGTCAAACTGAGTGTAGTATTTGCGCAGAAATGGATCTCCCAGGATGTAGAATGGCAAATTTGCAGCGTACAAAACTGCTGAATGCATGTCAATCCTGAACTGTccttaaactgaaataatttattttcaaacctaTTATACCGAAAGATATAAGAAAATGTAAGAACTTAACCAATTAAATAACAGTTGATAAAGTACGTGCTATATCAAATGGAAATATACATCAATGTGCTTACAATTAATGACATAGTGTATATTAAACTATCGATGACctatttactaaacatatttaattaacaaaataacgaATTTACCACCTCTATTCAGAATGATAAAATTTAaggatatttagatttaattttgaaattggtattaattcaaaattggttattttttctcaaataaattatataaacgtatatataaatatatatatatataatacataacataacataataacataacaaaacaaaactatatatataccCTCACGTGATTCTAAAATCAAATgactttaagataataaaatgtatgctatatTAATTAATCTGGAACTGTAATATAACATTGCTATGATTATCAATGATGTGTTGCTGTTCTTTGGATTGATTTGATTAAAGGCAGcggtatatatgtattaataagtaGCCACCTTTTGATCGCTTGTCATGGATTTGCCCACTATGTGCCACTAGTAGACTCaatagattgtacttttctagcacgtaatgttatattataaattttattttgttttccaccAGTACAtcacaaaactgttattaatactggaccccgctgacaagttctaaacttagcggggccaaatacatgtatgattggtgaataaataaattctattctattctattctaattctaattatatataataaaataattgaatctgaaaaagtaagcgctctgtggtgtaatggtagcacattcacccggcaagtgagagatccgggttcgactcccggcggagcaagtactttttgcgattcaatgtttattgaaattaaataaggcaattgccatttatacaatttaatgcatatatatatatataaaattttgttttgcaaatAAAATCAACAGCTCAACTATCAATATTGAAAAACTacgtttaaaaatctattaaaatataaaatttaaaaaacacaatattcatttgcgaattttatattgtattcaaCGATTTTAACACACATTTCATTGCATAAAATATCATGTTAAAACATTGATTATATACCTAGTATATATGGAGGGTGTTCAGAAAAGTCACAACTTCTTTAGCTGATATTACTCATGACTTAAAGTGaaaagtacaatataaacataggtcATCGAATTTTAAACCGCACAATGGTATAGgacattttcattttgttataagaaaattattatctttattactataaaatctaCAGAAAACTTTGTACGTAGCTTATGACAaaaacagaaaaacttaaaaagaactgtgtattttgcatgaatattaacaaaatggctcCTGTTGAAATTGTTTACAGTCAAATATCATACAAACAGtctaattataacacttttaaaagattttccactgttttttcaaattttattactattccaATAGTACTGTTTTCAAAGAAAGCGTCAACATATAAGCGAGCACAACAACTTTAAGGGTATGTTGCACACAGGCAGCAACAAGCATGTCAAAACAGCTTAATCCACTCAACTGACAATTATGttagtcaaaaatatatatttcctaataattttatattgttaaccTATTCAATTACCTTTTATAACGTAGTCGGGCCCATGCATAACAAGTTTCTGGCCGCTTATAGACACGTAGACATCAGGGAAGGAGTCTATTTTAGAACAGTCGAcctggaaatataatttaacttgtaaacatattgtaaaagttCCGTAAATCATATTTTAGGatcataattaacttttaataaataattgtggttatcaaaatttaaaaaacttcttgtacgcactaatatatatatatatatatatatatatatatatatatatatatatatatataatttaagatataCATATACTGTTTGGAATTTTGTTTCACATACAGGAATATTATTCACTtcaaaagtaacaatattttaacttacacTATCAGTGGTAAAATTAATTCATGAGAATTTCAAACtggaataatataattattacaatcacCTGTAAAAATCTCCTAACCAAAATAATAATCTAAGGAAAACGAAAACTTTGTTTAACTACAGTGAATTCAAAGTTTTTATCATAGTAGAGTGCCACagctttatttaattataatatggaATAGTTACCACGTAAATGCCTTGTTCCGGTTGGCCTCCAATTGCCTTGTTGATGGGGTTTATGGCGTCGGGAGGCCCGTAGATAAGGGTGGTGCCAGTGTCAGGTATGGCGGGGTAGCTTCCGAATAATTTCTTCTTTTTCAAATACATGCTTGTAAGTATAGACTAGGATAActttgttgaaatttaagaatattttcaatatttcttataaatttattacattaaccTACATGAGTCAATGAATAACATCGGCAATTGCTGCCAAAAGCATATAAAAAGTAGTCACAAAATAGAACCGACTGTAACAagcttgaaatataaataaattatgtagaaaagaCACCATTTTATATTACCACTGCAACTTTAACTCATGTTAACAATGGATGGTATAaccattgttgtatatttttgtaagaaaccGTTATGATCTGGAATATTTATCacgcaaaaaaaaattaaattatttatccgtagaaaaaaattaaattgatttttacattCACTTAAGTTCAAAAATAGTATTAACCTTGCAtgtaatacaaacaaacaatgaTTTAGTAACCATTCTTCATAAATAACCTTTTAAACGTAAAAAATGGAGTTTATGgtgtttttaaattcacttagACTGTTAATATGTACCTACTGGTATAcagaaaaacacaaacaatgcaatgtttaaatacacaaaaatgtgtttgttcCTTACAGCTCATTTCTTTGTTGTGCTCACATGTTACTATTTACCAAAACACGTTcagaattttattattctataggTTTTTATAGCGTTAAATTATtcgctttaaataaaataaacataagtaGCATACCAAATAAATGTTCCTTACCCATCAACGGTGATGTCTCCAATACAGCGGTACCTTGACAGGAGCGAAGACGAAATCCCCAGTGTAATGTTTAGGGTCCACGCCTCCAAGAACCAACTCTGCACTTTGCTTCTTGCTAGCGTCTGACGATGGCTCATCCCTGTAATTAAGAACATGAAACTAATGTAATGTACCCCAGCCTCGACACTAGTGTCACTATCCCATAATTTACCCCCCTCCCCCCGCCCCCTCTTCACACCCATGGCTCCTCTCTTATAAAATCTGTAAGACATAACCTCCCCTATCGAAAATTTCGCTCACTACTGATCCACACCCCATCTGCAAAACTTGTTTCAAATCATTCCTTTTGAGCCTAGGAGGCGAAAATCTACAGCCGGACACAAACCTGAGGACTTCCACACGATTCTTggcccaaaataaaaaaacactaaaacctTTTGGAAAATAGAAGCATAAAGggaaaaatgttttacatcaaCCCCCATAAATCTAACCAGGAATCCAGTAAGAAATACCACAGGTAAAATTCCTCCAAGAGGATAGAAACTCCCAGGGACTTTTGTTGCAGAACATAAATTAGTAGATAATGCCATCCAGTTATACGGGTATCCATACCGAAAAAAAACGAAATACTCTCAGAGGGTTATACCTTATCCCCACCCCCGCCCCCCCCACATCCATAGGTTATAACCTTCCAGAGCCCTGGAAACTGCTTGAATTCATTGAAATGATTCGCGCTCAGTAACTGaaagttttccttaaaaaattgtGAGTACAGCATAAATCATGAGCAGCTATATGAAATTTTCTAATAAGCAAGTAAGTTCCAATGACCTCTAAATATAGTACGTGTCTCAGTGGACATATAAACTTGCTAAAGATGACGTACCGGAGACATTGAATTTTCTTACACTACACAAAACCTAATCAGAGGCTTGAGCCTTTCAGATTCTGACTCTTATTTTTCTTGGagtgatacaaatatttaaacgttGCTGTAAAAATCATCCAATGTGGTAACTGCTCCAAGAATTCAATTGCAAGTAATGATGCATATATTCCAGATACATGTATCAAGAATTAACCtcccgttaaataaataaaataaacatcattaaATGCTTTAAATAAGTTCTAAAATTCCTATAATCAGTTATCTCAAAGATACTTAATGATGATAGGATAGTCTTTCTAGTTTGTTGATTTCAAATGTGTGGTAGGGCTTTCCAGAGAATAAGATTGGGTTGTATTGCCCGGAAGTTTATCAACCCCAATTCATGTATGAATATCTATAATTGGAAAAAGTCtgtttaataattgtgttttaataaaaagtgcCAAAAggctttcatttttttttaaattttatgtatgaatacttaatttgttgtttatatgGTATgactattaaaaactaaatttcgGGTTAAACTCActcaatttaattcttataactCATAAACTACATGAAAAgtatgaaagttttttttatatttttttcaacatatgaagtaaactaatgttaaaattattaaaaaaaatatgtaaataatttataataaaattataatacaaaatggttgtatttaacaacatttaaatttaatatacagctAAGAATTGTTAGAGCTGCAATTTTTCTTACTTAGTTGAGATAAAATGCAAAACACTGGTTTTTTTTACCTCCTTCTGATGTTGACCATGTTTGACGAAGGGAGGGTCCTGGTTGCCCAATGCTAGAAGAGTGAGGTAAAAATGACATCCCAGGCAAGGCCGTCAAACTTGGACAGAGGCTGTATTGGAGTCATATTTCTTGTGGCCTCGCCAAACAGATTGACCTTTCACTGGCAGACCTCCTAACCTGTAACAGGAAATCATGTAGTCCAGAAAATCGTCCTGGGCCTTATTCCTTCTTATCCAACATGTTAAACTTTTACTTCCCTATTACTAAAAAGTAACAGCATATAATAGTATTAAGAAAGAGTGAAGgccatatttttaacttttgaaaagaGATGTaagaaaatacttaaacattttaattaataaaaataatatatcagcACCTATATAATAGTCCTTGTTTCCGTTGGTTTAACAAGATAGAAAAAAATTGGCAATGCTCAATAACACTTCTGATTTTGACTCAtccttgttttaaaaaaaatagttttctttggTAATCAATGCAAATTTTCTTCACGTAAACAAGAGTTTTTTTTAGACATTTCTCCCAAAATATTAGGGATCTCTGGAAGATCTCTAAGGGTAAATACAATCTGGTGTAGCATCTATAAtgtatttctaaattaaacaaaaattaaattagtttgatAGTAAATGGTGAAACTTTAATCAATCATAAGTTCTTCAACcataaactcaatattaaatatatacctcTCATTTTTTCTGTTGGCAACTCAAACgcaatcaaaaaaaatttttgattccTAACATTGGGTAAagataactaataaaaactaaaagtgtttgttagcacatttataaaacatggtctgcctaaatgaaaaattaatattcgtATTTTAAccacccttttttaaaaaaaaaaaattaaaatttcattatttttatattcagttaCATTACTTTTCCCATATATTATGACCAAAGAGAGAAAGTAAGAATGGTGAAATGTC is part of the Homalodisca vitripennis isolate AUS2020 unplaced genomic scaffold, UT_GWSS_2.1 ScUCBcl_8526;HRSCAF=16668, whole genome shotgun sequence genome and encodes:
- the LOC124374451 gene encoding lysosomal aspartic protease-like, producing MSHRQTLARSKVQSWFLEAWTLNITLGISSSLLSRYRCIGDITVDGMYLKKKKLFGSYPAIPDTGTTLIYGPPDAINPINKAIGGQPEQGIYVVDCSKIDSFPDVYVSISGQKLVMHGPDYVIKVLYAANLPFYILGDPFLRKYYTQFDMGNNQ